The following are encoded in a window of Natrinema sp. HArc-T2 genomic DNA:
- a CDS encoding electron transfer flavoprotein subunit beta/FixA family protein: protein MKVLATVKEVATVEDEFEIEGTEIAGQYLGADLNEWDDYAIEEAVQLQEDGIADEVVAVTIGPEDCEQTIRQALAKGADRAVRVWDDALEDVDLLDVNAKTEILSAVIEAEEPDLVLSGVQAGDDSFGATGVSVAEQLGFQWGAVVNHLEHDLEDGVASVRRELEGGVEELTDIELPAVLTIQTGINEPRYASLRGIRQAQRKELDVQSLADIGVDESAIETELELTEMYEPESESDATVWEGSADETAGELGELLREKGVAQ from the coding sequence ATGAAAGTTCTCGCTACGGTCAAAGAAGTGGCGACTGTCGAAGACGAGTTCGAAATCGAGGGAACCGAAATCGCAGGACAGTACCTCGGTGCCGACTTGAACGAATGGGACGACTACGCGATCGAAGAAGCCGTCCAACTCCAGGAAGACGGGATCGCCGACGAAGTCGTCGCAGTCACCATCGGTCCGGAAGACTGTGAACAGACCATCCGTCAGGCGCTCGCGAAGGGTGCCGACCGCGCCGTCCGCGTCTGGGACGACGCTCTCGAGGACGTCGACCTGCTCGACGTCAACGCCAAGACGGAGATCCTGAGCGCCGTCATCGAGGCCGAGGAGCCCGACCTCGTGCTCTCGGGCGTGCAGGCCGGCGACGACAGCTTCGGCGCGACCGGCGTCTCGGTCGCCGAACAGCTCGGCTTCCAGTGGGGCGCCGTCGTCAACCACCTCGAGCACGATCTCGAGGACGGCGTCGCGTCGGTCCGCCGCGAACTCGAGGGTGGCGTCGAGGAGCTGACCGACATCGAACTGCCCGCCGTGTTGACGATCCAGACGGGGATCAACGAACCACGATATGCCAGCCTGCGGGGCATTCGACAGGCCCAGCGCAAGGAACTCGACGTCCAGAGCCTCGCCGACATCGGCGTCGACGAGAGCGCGATCGAAACCGAACTCGAGCTGACGGAGATGTACGAGCCCGAAAGCGAAAGCGACGCGACCGTCTGGGAGGGCAGTGCCGACGAGACGGCCGGGGAGCTCGGTGAGCTGCTCCGCGAGAAGGGGGTGGCACAATGA